The Fortiea contorta PCC 7126 genome has a segment encoding these proteins:
- the murI gene encoding glutamate racemase has protein sequence MYSSPVFEGNFYQFSEQEPQRAPIGIFDSGVGGLTVLRQLYRHLPNESVIYFGDTARLPYGIRTQAEILQFVREILTWMQQQQVKMVIMACNTSSALALEIVQEEFNLPILGVILPGAKAAVQQGSRIGVIATPATAKSNAYRHAILEINPDVQVWQVGCPEFVPLIEQNRIHDPYTTEVARSYLEPLLQQEIDTLVYGCTHYPHLAPVLRSLLPSQVKLVDPAVHVVAACAQELDLLGLKNTHPPLPTRFVVSGCPRQFAQSSIQWLGHTPVVEEVCFTDATVSHLQQDCVG, from the coding sequence GTGTATTCATCTCCCGTTTTTGAAGGCAATTTCTACCAATTTTCTGAGCAAGAACCTCAACGCGCCCCAATCGGCATATTTGATAGTGGTGTCGGCGGTCTGACAGTACTGCGACAGCTTTATCGTCATCTCCCTAATGAGTCAGTTATTTATTTTGGTGACACAGCACGACTCCCCTACGGTATTCGGACACAAGCGGAAATTTTACAGTTTGTGCGCGAGATTTTGACCTGGATGCAACAGCAGCAGGTCAAAATGGTGATTATGGCTTGCAACACAAGTTCGGCTCTAGCACTAGAAATAGTCCAAGAAGAATTTAACCTACCTATTTTAGGAGTTATCCTCCCAGGTGCAAAAGCCGCAGTCCAGCAGGGAAGTCGTATAGGTGTGATTGCTACCCCAGCTACTGCCAAAAGCAACGCCTACCGACACGCAATTTTGGAAATTAACCCTGATGTCCAAGTTTGGCAAGTCGGTTGTCCAGAGTTCGTGCCCCTAATTGAGCAAAATCGCATTCACGACCCCTATACTACGGAAGTGGCACGCTCTTATTTAGAGCCTCTGTTACAGCAAGAAATAGATACCCTAGTCTATGGCTGTACCCATTATCCTCACCTAGCGCCGGTGTTGCGATCGCTCCTACCATCTCAGGTAAAATTAGTTGACCCGGCTGTTCATGTTGTCGCCGCCTGTGCCCAAGAATTAGACCTGCTAGGCTTGAAAAATACACACCCACCACTACCCACTCGCTTCGTCGTCAGTGGCTGCCCTCGACAGTTTGCCCAATCTAGCATACAGTGGTTAGGCCACACCCCTGTAGTTGAAGAGGTCTGTTTTACGGATGCTACAGTGTCACATTTGCAGCAAGATTGTGTTGGATAA
- a CDS encoding DUF3488 and transglutaminase-like domain-containing protein codes for MNRFWRFSIGDRWRKSTRESPLALVENSISFRALVLALVVTGVVATDIAAQETFSFWAIPLSITGAIWSHYRRRDVNITVKFCIAIGMLAALGAFFGRLFGELNDTRLGLAELLIQLQVLHSFDTPRRRDLGYSIVIGLILLGVAATLSQTLAFAPVLLLFLAIALPTLVLDYRSRLGLQQIKTQIPQGKTQKLSSLLTFYFLLFTLVLGLGLGIFAVLPRFPGYQLRTFPVSSTIQVKNGFTGRQIINPGYVRQGNAGHQGTGDSSQEQGQAGKPGNLDNSFYYGFNSQINQNLRGEMKPKVVMRVRSQAEGFWRVLAFDRYTGKGWEVSRNDDVTTLKRSPWSYQIFLPLPPISGQTQEVVQTYTVVSDLPNLIPAMAHPREIYFPTPIIAVDRENGLRSPVGLAADLTYTVISEVPHRDRTLLAQTAKTYPQDIQDYYLQIPPEIATKVKQRTEEILANYNRERVAKSNKSLESPYEQALYLAQYLKQNYSIPENALNLPYLGEKDDLVETFLFKYQGGYPDHFSTVLTVMLRSIGIPARLVAGFGSGEFNPFTGMYVVRNTDAYAMTEVYFPEYGWFAFDPIPNHPLIPPSVEDVQTFSVLRQFWQWVAGWLPSPLTGLLDHVFGTIFTRVSSAIAWFLALFTQGWLGIFTGLMVTTTAAFGSWWGAVQWRHWSDRRRLKRLPPMESLYQQMLHWMAQKGLGKHPAQTPLEYAQVSYQHHAAVTAEVIEEICQAYVGWRYGGHAPNLEQLRQRWERVQKTASDRYN; via the coding sequence ATGAATCGGTTTTGGCGTTTTTCTATAGGCGATCGCTGGCGCAAAAGTACGCGAGAGTCGCCTTTGGCGTTGGTGGAAAATTCGATTTCCTTCCGGGCGCTGGTGCTAGCGTTGGTAGTTACGGGAGTTGTGGCGACGGATATTGCGGCGCAAGAGACGTTTAGTTTTTGGGCGATTCCGCTGAGTATTACAGGTGCAATTTGGAGTCACTATCGTCGCCGCGATGTCAATATTACAGTTAAGTTTTGTATTGCTATTGGCATGTTAGCGGCACTTGGTGCTTTTTTTGGGCGGTTATTTGGCGAATTGAATGACACCCGGTTAGGTTTGGCGGAGTTATTAATTCAACTGCAGGTACTCCACAGCTTTGATACGCCTCGTCGTCGGGACTTGGGTTATTCAATTGTGATTGGGCTGATTTTGTTGGGCGTAGCGGCGACACTGAGTCAAACTTTAGCATTTGCGCCGGTGCTGCTATTATTTTTAGCGATCGCTCTCCCCACTCTAGTCTTAGATTACCGCTCCCGCCTGGGTTTACAGCAGATAAAAACGCAAATTCCCCAGGGAAAAACCCAAAAATTATCTTCTCTTTTAACTTTTTATTTTTTACTTTTTACTTTAGTTTTAGGGCTGGGTTTAGGAATTTTTGCGGTTTTACCCCGGTTCCCTGGCTATCAATTGCGGACTTTTCCTGTGAGTTCGACTATTCAGGTAAAAAATGGTTTTACAGGGCGTCAGATTATAAATCCTGGTTATGTTCGTCAGGGTAATGCTGGTCATCAAGGTACTGGCGACAGTAGCCAGGAACAAGGACAAGCAGGTAAACCAGGAAACCTAGATAATAGCTTTTATTACGGTTTTAATAGCCAAATTAACCAAAACCTGCGGGGAGAGATGAAACCCAAAGTGGTGATGCGAGTGCGATCGCAGGCTGAGGGTTTTTGGCGAGTCTTGGCTTTTGACCGCTACACAGGTAAGGGTTGGGAAGTTTCGCGTAATGATGATGTTACCACCCTCAAGCGATCACCTTGGTCTTATCAAATTTTTCTGCCTTTACCACCCATCTCTGGTCAAACCCAAGAAGTGGTACAAACTTACACCGTGGTGTCGGATTTGCCAAATTTGATTCCCGCTATGGCCCATCCTCGGGAAATTTACTTTCCCACACCAATTATTGCGGTTGACCGGGAAAATGGGTTGCGATCGCCTGTGGGTTTAGCAGCAGACCTCACCTACACCGTGATTTCCGAAGTCCCACACCGCGATCGCACTTTATTAGCACAAACTGCGAAAACATATCCCCAAGATATTCAAGATTATTATCTCCAAATCCCCCCAGAAATTGCGACAAAAGTCAAGCAACGCACTGAAGAAATTTTAGCTAACTACAACCGAGAACGAGTAGCAAAGTCAAATAAATCCCTAGAGTCTCCTTACGAACAGGCGCTTTATTTAGCTCAGTATCTGAAGCAAAACTATTCAATTCCGGAAAATGCCCTAAACTTGCCTTATTTGGGGGAAAAAGATGATTTGGTAGAGACTTTTCTCTTCAAATATCAAGGTGGCTATCCAGACCATTTCTCAACAGTGCTGACGGTGATGCTGCGTTCTATTGGTATTCCGGCGCGGTTAGTGGCGGGGTTTGGCTCAGGGGAGTTTAACCCATTTACGGGAATGTATGTTGTTCGCAACACAGACGCCTACGCGATGACGGAGGTCTATTTCCCTGAGTATGGCTGGTTTGCTTTTGACCCTATTCCTAATCATCCCCTGATTCCCCCTTCCGTTGAGGATGTACAAACTTTTAGCGTTCTGCGGCAATTTTGGCAATGGGTGGCGGGGTGGCTACCGTCTCCCTTGACAGGTTTACTGGATCATGTATTCGGGACAATATTCACTCGGGTAAGTAGCGCGATCGCTTGGTTTTTGGCTTTATTTACCCAAGGCTGGTTGGGTATTTTCACTGGTTTAATGGTGACGACAACAGCAGCTTTTGGCAGTTGGTGGGGCGCGGTACAATGGCGACATTGGAGCGATCGCCGCAGATTGAAGAGATTACCGCCAATGGAAAGCCTTTATCAACAAATGCTGCACTGGATGGCGCAAAAAGGTCTAGGTAAACATCCCGCCCAAACACCACTAGAATACGCTCAAGTTTCCTATCAGCACCACGCCGCAGTCACTGCTGAGGTGATTGAGGAAATCTGCCAAGCTTATGTTGGCTGGCGCTATGGCGGTCATGCGCCTAATTTAGAGCAACTGCGACAAAGATGGGAACGAGTGCAGAAGACTGCTAGCGATCGCTATAACTAA
- a CDS encoding N-acetylmuramoyl-L-alanine amidase: protein MKLHWLLPGTFGTIFMLSSPALAARLESWRFDANQNRLEINTAGGVQPKAQLIFNPTRLVIDLPDTTFGRPQVTQPVGGAIRSIRVGQFDQQTTRIVVELTPGYTLDPKQVQFVGATASRWTVKLPKPAPERAVLPPSSDSTNNVYNAVTVSPNPKPELTQVANNIPGKTRIENLQITGDGLFIRTNGGNAKTQVIRSRDRNTIFIDIADATLSPRLGQQSEQIVNKHGVTRLQLTSLQTRPPAVRLTLRVDSSSPDLRVTPSGNDGLVVLPTRVVRLPSDDNANPTPTPATTNSRTTIESIELAANGTQLLIRGDQALSATSGWDRSSGLFRITIANAQLSPQVRGPSLTANSPILRVRLQPQPESNTVVVLVQPASGVQIGDLNQLGGQLLALQLQRSGSPVITRPGIPPLVLPPLPPPNRGQLPDPTNPNPLPQPATRPSAPLGRVVVVVDPGHGGKDPGAIGLGSVREKDIILPISRRLTEILQQNGVQVIMTRNADYFVTLPGRVEMAEKANAAVFVSIHANSAGAGRPDVSGLETYYYDSGLELARAVHNSILQRVSVRNRGVRRARFFVLRKSSMPSILVETGYLTGREDVAKLQSPAYQNQMAEAIARGILQYLKRR, encoded by the coding sequence GTGAAACTACACTGGTTACTACCCGGTACTTTCGGAACTATCTTCATGCTATCGTCGCCGGCTTTAGCAGCGAGGCTAGAATCTTGGCGTTTTGACGCCAATCAAAATCGGTTGGAAATTAATACCGCAGGTGGTGTACAACCAAAAGCGCAACTGATTTTCAACCCAACTCGCTTGGTGATTGACTTACCAGATACGACCTTTGGGCGTCCCCAAGTCACACAACCAGTGGGGGGTGCGATTCGCTCGATTCGAGTAGGTCAATTTGACCAGCAAACAACCCGGATAGTGGTTGAACTGACTCCTGGTTACACTCTAGACCCCAAACAAGTGCAATTTGTGGGTGCAACAGCCAGTCGTTGGACAGTAAAATTGCCTAAGCCAGCACCAGAAAGAGCAGTTTTACCTCCTAGCAGCGACTCGACAAACAATGTTTACAATGCAGTTACCGTCAGCCCTAATCCCAAGCCAGAATTAACCCAGGTTGCTAATAATATACCGGGCAAGACTCGGATTGAGAACTTACAAATAACCGGAGACGGCTTATTTATCCGCACCAATGGGGGAAATGCGAAAACACAAGTAATTCGTAGCCGAGATCGCAATACAATCTTTATTGACATCGCCGATGCAACTTTATCACCGCGATTAGGACAGCAAAGCGAGCAAATAGTCAACAAACACGGCGTCACTCGTCTGCAATTAACCTCGCTACAAACCAGACCACCAGCAGTACGGTTGACCTTGCGAGTCGATAGCAGCAGTCCCGATTTGCGGGTAACACCGAGTGGTAATGACGGTTTGGTAGTGTTACCGACGCGTGTAGTGCGCTTACCATCAGATGACAACGCCAATCCCACTCCCACTCCAGCCACGACCAATTCCCGTACGACCATCGAGTCGATAGAACTAGCTGCTAACGGCACACAATTATTAATTCGCGGCGACCAAGCCTTATCTGCAACCAGTGGCTGGGATAGGAGTTCGGGTCTATTCCGCATCACCATTGCCAATGCTCAATTATCTCCGCAAGTGCGGGGCCCGAGTCTAACAGCCAACAGTCCGATTTTGCGGGTGAGATTGCAGCCACAGCCAGAGTCGAATACGGTGGTGGTGTTGGTACAGCCTGCATCTGGTGTGCAAATTGGCGACCTCAATCAGTTGGGTGGTCAGTTGTTGGCTTTACAATTGCAGCGTTCTGGCTCACCAGTCATCACCCGTCCGGGGATTCCTCCTTTGGTTTTACCGCCTCTCCCTCCTCCAAATCGCGGACAGTTACCAGACCCTACTAATCCCAATCCCTTACCGCAACCAGCAACCCGCCCCTCAGCGCCTCTGGGAAGGGTAGTAGTTGTTGTTGACCCTGGACATGGTGGTAAAGACCCTGGCGCTATCGGTCTTGGCAGTGTGCGTGAGAAGGATATCATTCTCCCGATTAGCAGAAGGTTGACAGAGATATTACAGCAAAATGGTGTACAAGTGATTATGACCCGGAATGCTGATTATTTTGTCACCTTACCAGGGCGTGTAGAAATGGCAGAAAAAGCTAATGCGGCTGTGTTTGTCAGCATTCACGCTAATTCAGCCGGTGCTGGTCGTCCGGACGTGAGCGGTTTAGAAACGTATTACTACGACAGTGGTCTAGAATTAGCACGTGCTGTCCACAACAGCATTTTGCAAAGGGTGAGTGTGAGAAATCGCGGCGTGCGGCGAGCAAGATTTTTTGTCCTCAGAAAAAGTTCTATGCCTTCTATTCTCGTGGAAACAGGTTATTTGACTGGTCGGGAGGATGTCGCCAAACTACAAAGCCCAGCTTACCAAAATCAGATGGCAGAAGCGATCGCTCGTGGTATTCTCCAGTACTTAAAACGGAGATAA
- the sds gene encoding solanesyl diphosphate synthase: MTSATSMFNPVEADLQILADNLIQLIGNDHPILYAAAEHLFGAGGKRIRPAIVLLVSRATMLEKDITPRHRRLAEITEMIHTASLVHDDVVDESEVRRGVPTVHSLFGNRIAIQAGDFLFAQASWYLANLDNLEVVKLLSQVIMDLATGEIQQGLNHFDTNTSIETYLNKTYYKAATLFANSSKAAGLLSEVPSAMAEHLYGYGRHFGLAFQIVDDILDFTSSTDTLGKPAGSDLKSGNLTAPVLFALEEKPYLEKLIERQFAQEGDLEQALALIQDSQGIQRSRELAAHHAKVAVEHLATIPPSDSHQALINIADYVLSRLY; the protein is encoded by the coding sequence ATGACGTCAGCTACCTCTATGTTTAACCCTGTGGAAGCAGACCTGCAAATACTAGCAGATAACCTGATACAGTTAATTGGCAATGATCACCCCATCCTCTACGCAGCAGCAGAACATTTATTTGGCGCCGGGGGAAAACGTATCAGACCAGCAATTGTCCTACTAGTATCGCGGGCCACAATGCTAGAAAAAGACATCACACCTCGTCACCGCCGTCTAGCTGAGATTACGGAAATGATACACACAGCTAGTTTAGTGCATGACGATGTAGTCGATGAGTCGGAGGTGCGGCGGGGCGTTCCCACAGTTCACAGCTTGTTCGGTAATCGCATTGCTATCCAAGCGGGAGATTTTCTTTTTGCTCAAGCTTCCTGGTATTTGGCAAACTTGGATAACTTAGAAGTGGTCAAGCTGTTATCACAGGTGATTATGGATTTAGCTACTGGAGAAATTCAACAGGGACTAAATCACTTTGACACCAACACTTCAATTGAAACTTACTTGAACAAAACTTATTATAAAGCTGCTACTTTATTTGCTAACAGTTCTAAAGCAGCTGGCCTGCTGAGTGAAGTCCCGTCGGCAATGGCAGAACACCTATATGGCTATGGACGTCATTTTGGTTTAGCTTTTCAAATTGTTGATGATATTTTAGATTTCACCAGTTCCACAGACACTTTGGGTAAACCTGCAGGCTCAGACCTCAAAAGTGGGAACTTAACTGCACCAGTTCTTTTTGCCTTAGAAGAAAAACCATACCTGGAAAAATTGATTGAGCGACAGTTTGCCCAAGAAGGAGATTTAGAGCAAGCATTAGCGCTGATTCAAGATAGTCAGGGAATACAGCGATCGCGCGAATTAGCGGCACACCATGCTAAGGTAGCAGTTGAACATCTGGCTACTATCCCACCTTCAGACTCCCATCAAGCACTGATTAACATAGCTGATTATGTGCTGAGTCGGCTTTATTAG
- a CDS encoding N-acetylmuramoyl-L-alanine amidase — MKLHWLLPGTFGTIFMLSSPALAARLESWRFDANQNRLEINTAGGVQPKAQLIFNPTRLVIDLPDTTFGRPQVTQPVGGAIRSIRVGQFDQQTTRIVVELTPGYTLDPQQVKFTGVTASRWTVQLPTPQAEKVASSTEIVLQPQPPRASETPGRTSPLPPVTPPRNIYNVVTTDSTSVANNTNSVVSANTVAGKTQIENLQITGDGLFIRTNGGNTKTQVIRSRDRNTIFIDIADASLSPQLARQNDQIVNKHGVTRLQLTSLQTRPPAVRLTLRVDSSSPDWRVTPSGNDGLVVLPTRVVRLPSDDNANPTPTPATTNSRTTIESIELAANGTQLLIRGDQALSATSGWDRSSGLFRITIANAQLSPQVRGPSLTANSPILRVRLQPQPESNTVVVLVQPASGVQIGDLNQLGGQLLALQLQRSGSPVITRPGIPPLVLPPLPPPSTGQLPDIGVDNPTNIPQPQPRPSVPRGKLLVVIDPGHGGKDSGAPGIGGLLEKDVVLPIGRRIASVLQQNGVQAVLTRDADFFVELQGRVDIAQRVNATLFVSVHANSVDGKPDVNGLEVYYYDNGRGLADEVRQTILSEISTIKDRGTRKARFYVLRKSAMPSILVETGYMTGREDNPRLGNPDYQNRMADAIARGILKYLQKR; from the coding sequence GTGAAACTACACTGGTTACTACCCGGTACTTTCGGAACTATCTTCATGCTATCGTCGCCGGCTTTAGCAGCGAGGCTAGAATCTTGGCGTTTTGACGCCAATCAAAATCGGTTGGAAATTAATACCGCAGGTGGTGTACAACCAAAAGCGCAACTGATTTTCAACCCAACTCGCTTGGTGATTGACTTACCAGATACGACCTTTGGGCGTCCCCAAGTCACACAACCGGTGGGGGGTGCGATTCGCTCGATTCGAGTAGGTCAATTTGACCAGCAAACAACCCGGATAGTGGTTGAACTGACTCCTGGTTACACTTTAGACCCGCAGCAGGTAAAATTTACGGGTGTTACTGCTAGCCGTTGGACGGTACAGTTACCTACACCACAAGCTGAGAAAGTTGCCTCTTCCACTGAGATTGTATTACAGCCACAACCTCCAAGGGCAAGCGAAACACCTGGGAGGACATCTCCTTTACCGCCAGTTACACCCCCCAGAAATATTTACAATGTGGTGACAACTGACTCTACCTCTGTGGCTAACAATACAAATAGTGTTGTTAGTGCCAACACCGTAGCCGGGAAAACTCAGATTGAGAACTTACAAATAACCGGAGACGGCTTATTTATCCGTACCAATGGGGGAAATACGAAAACACAAGTAATTCGTAGCCGAGATCGCAATACAATCTTTATTGACATCGCCGATGCAAGTTTATCACCCCAATTAGCACGGCAAAATGACCAAATAGTCAACAAACACGGCGTCACTCGTCTGCAATTAACCTCGCTACAAACCAGACCACCAGCAGTACGGTTGACCTTGCGAGTCGATAGCAGCAGTCCCGATTGGCGGGTAACACCGAGTGGTAATGACGGTTTGGTAGTGTTACCCACCCGTGTAGTGCGCTTACCATCAGATGACAACGCCAATCCCACTCCCACTCCAGCCACGACCAATTCCCGTACGACCATCGAGTCGATAGAACTAGCTGCTAACGGCACACAATTATTAATTCGCGGCGACCAAGCCTTATCTGCAACCAGTGGTTGGGATAGGAGTTCTGGTTTATTCCGCATCACCATTGCTAATGCTCAATTATCTCCCCAAGTGCGGGGCCCTAGTCTAACAGCCAATAGTCCGATTTTGCGGGTGAGATTGCAGCCACAGCCAGAGTCGAATACGGTGGTGGTGTTGGTACAGCCTGCATCTGGTGTGCAAATTGGCGACCTCAATCAGTTGGGTGGTCAGTTGTTGGCTTTACAATTGCAGCGTTCTGGCTCACCAGTCATCACCCGTCCGGGGATTCCTCCTTTGGTTTTACCGCCTCTCCCTCCTCCAAGCACCGGACAGTTACCAGATATTGGTGTTGATAATCCTACAAATATCCCTCAACCACAACCCCGCCCCTCAGTTCCCAGAGGAAAATTATTAGTAGTTATTGACCCCGGACATGGCGGTAAGGATTCTGGCGCTCCTGGTATTGGCGGTCTACTCGAAAAGGATGTAGTTCTGCCTATAGGTAGAAGAATTGCGTCAGTTTTGCAGCAAAATGGTGTACAGGCGGTGTTGACACGAGATGCTGACTTTTTCGTAGAACTGCAAGGACGAGTAGACATCGCACAACGAGTGAATGCGACTTTATTCGTTAGTGTTCATGCTAACTCCGTAGATGGAAAGCCAGATGTCAATGGGTTAGAAGTATATTATTATGACAATGGTAGGGGTTTGGCTGACGAAGTTCGCCAAACAATCCTGAGCGAGATTAGTACTATCAAAGACCGAGGAACACGCAAAGCTCGATTCTACGTCCTCAGAAAAAGTGCTATGCCCTCAATTTTAGTGGAAACAGGTTATATGACTGGTCGAGAAGATAATCCCAGATTAGGAAATCCAGATTATCAAAATCGTATGGCAGATGCGATCGCTCGTGGTATTCTCAAATATCTACAGAAAAGGTAA
- the hetZ gene encoding heterocyst differentiation protein HetZ, translating to MNSAATATIQGENSIGVEVIFQLLFQEFQQSTKASEQNCRDVATRIAAEVYRICNESKRIQASGAVENSAITLARHRLQQCLRYYQLGSNRGRVELHSTLSAIIYRYINPPQKQLSYQGRLTIIEDFLQSFYLEALNAFRRENQLGPTYRPKTLLELAEYMAFTERYGKRRIPLPGRQQQLIILRAQTFSQQQPPETSVDIEQAAEGSANEADGSWEEPAVQQLRSTMATQPEPEPEEDTLRSVVIAELMEYLEQRQQSDCADYFSLRLQDLSAQEIESILGLTPRQRDYLQQRFKYHLIRFALLHRWELVHEWLEASLHTNLGLTPQQWQAYTAQLDEKQQSLLELKQQGQPDEKIAKTLGLSMAQLQKRWFKILEQAWEIRNSLVSGSGASTHE from the coding sequence ATGAATTCAGCCGCAACCGCAACTATTCAGGGAGAAAATTCTATCGGCGTGGAGGTGATATTTCAACTCCTATTCCAGGAGTTTCAACAGTCAACCAAAGCTTCGGAGCAAAATTGCCGCGATGTGGCAACACGGATTGCTGCCGAAGTATACCGGATTTGCAATGAGAGTAAACGCATCCAAGCTTCCGGTGCTGTAGAAAACTCAGCCATAACCCTAGCCCGTCATCGGCTGCAACAGTGTCTCAGATACTATCAACTGGGTTCCAATCGCGGCAGGGTAGAATTACATAGTACTCTGAGTGCTATTATTTATCGTTACATTAATCCCCCTCAGAAGCAATTGAGCTACCAAGGGCGGCTGACAATCATTGAAGATTTTCTGCAAAGTTTTTATTTGGAAGCATTAAACGCTTTCCGACGCGAAAATCAACTAGGCCCTACCTATCGCCCGAAAACGCTGCTGGAGTTAGCGGAGTATATGGCATTTACCGAGCGCTATGGTAAGCGCCGAATTCCTCTTCCAGGACGCCAGCAACAGCTAATTATTCTGCGAGCACAAACTTTTTCCCAACAGCAACCACCAGAAACCAGCGTAGACATTGAACAAGCCGCTGAAGGTAGTGCTAATGAAGCTGATGGTTCTTGGGAAGAGCCAGCAGTGCAGCAATTACGTTCGACAATGGCGACGCAACCAGAACCGGAGCCAGAAGAAGATACGTTGCGCTCTGTGGTGATTGCAGAATTAATGGAATATCTGGAACAACGACAGCAATCTGACTGTGCTGATTATTTCTCGCTCCGTCTCCAGGATTTATCAGCACAAGAAATAGAGTCAATTTTGGGCTTAACCCCCCGTCAGAGAGATTACTTACAGCAGCGATTTAAATATCATTTAATTAGGTTTGCTTTATTACACCGCTGGGAATTGGTGCATGAGTGGCTAGAGGCTTCTTTGCACACAAATTTAGGCTTGACTCCCCAGCAATGGCAAGCCTACACAGCACAGCTCGACGAGAAACAGCAATCTTTACTGGAGTTAAAACAACAAGGACAACCAGACGAAAAGATTGCCAAAACTTTAGGGTTGTCAATGGCACAACTACAAAAACGATGGTTTAAAATTCTGGAACAAGCTTGGGAAATTCGTAACTCTTTAGTGTCCGGATCAGGTGCATCTACTCATGAATAG